Proteins found in one Rickettsiales bacterium genomic segment:
- the rfaD gene encoding ADP-glyceromanno-heptose 6-epimerase has product MKIILIIGGAGFIGSNLAKRLADRGTHRIVIADQFGNGKKWNNLVRVPVDEIVHPENLFYWLDSYGEEVDMVYHLGGIADSAEGDVESIIESNHNFPLLVWRWCAEASVRFIYASSYEVYGDGAQGFDDTEDLDYQRKLRPLNPNGWSKKLLDMHVSGAKERDEAVPPQWVGLRLFNIYGPNEYHKKSSRSVALKIYEEASKGVPVKLFKSGNDAYADGAQMRDFMHVSDAINMLEWFLDTSDVSGTFNAGSGKAHSFEELANVIFKALGKEPNIKYVDMPTDVEGQYQYKTEATIQRLRNIGYDRPIMTMEQGITDYIQNYLKKDDPYI; this is encoded by the coding sequence ATGAAAATTATTCTTATTATAGGTGGTGCAGGGTTTATCGGTTCTAATCTTGCTAAGCGCCTCGCAGATCGCGGTACGCATCGTATTGTAATCGCGGATCAATTCGGCAATGGTAAAAAGTGGAATAACCTCGTCCGAGTGCCCGTCGATGAAATAGTGCACCCGGAGAATCTTTTCTACTGGCTGGATAGCTATGGCGAAGAGGTGGATATGGTTTACCATCTGGGCGGGATCGCAGATTCAGCCGAGGGTGATGTGGAAAGCATTATTGAGTCGAACCATAATTTCCCGCTACTCGTATGGCGCTGGTGTGCTGAGGCTTCTGTACGCTTTATTTACGCCTCATCTTACGAAGTTTATGGCGATGGCGCGCAGGGCTTTGATGATACGGAAGATCTCGATTACCAACGTAAATTACGCCCGTTAAATCCGAACGGGTGGAGTAAGAAATTACTTGATATGCATGTGAGCGGCGCGAAGGAACGTGACGAAGCGGTGCCTCCGCAATGGGTAGGTTTACGTTTATTCAATATTTATGGCCCGAATGAATACCATAAGAAATCGAGCCGTTCTGTTGCACTGAAAATTTATGAAGAGGCTTCTAAAGGCGTACCAGTTAAGTTGTTTAAGTCAGGCAATGATGCTTATGCTGATGGCGCCCAAATGCGTGACTTTATGCATGTAAGTGATGCGATCAACATGCTGGAATGGTTCCTTGATACGTCAGATGTGAGTGGCACGTTTAACGCCGGTAGTGGTAAGGCGCATAGCTTTGAAGAATTGGCAAATGTGATCTTTAAAGCGCTCGGTAAGGAGCCCAATATCAAATATGTTGATATGCCAACGGACGTGGAGGGCCAATATCAATATAAGACGGAGGCCACAATCCAGCGTTTGCGTAATATCGGCTATGACCGCCCTATCATGACGATGGAGCAGGGCATTACCGACTACATTCAGAATTACCTGAAGAAAGATGATCCTTATATTTAA
- the fumC gene encoding class II fumarate hydratase, producing the protein MTSTRTESDSFGPLEVPSDKYWGAQTQRSLMNFKIGTETMPKPLVRALGILKGAAATVNMDIAGLDKAIGNNVVAAAKEVADGKWDDNFPLVVWQTGSGTQTNMNSNEVIANRAIEMMGGEIGSKNPVHPNDHVNMGQSSNDTFPTAMHIAAVEQIHHELKPALTSIRDMLSAKVTQFDGIIKIGRTHLQDATPITLSQEFSGYVMQMDYALERVEAALPRMLNLAQGGTAVGTGINSTKGFGEAFAAEVAKVTGIAFKTAPNKFEALAAHDAFVEFSGMLNTIACSLMKIAHDIRMLGSGPRCGLGELQLPENEPGSSIMPGKVNPTQCEALTMVAAQVMGNHTTITVSGSNGHFELNVFKPVMAYNLLQSIRLIADGCNSFTANCLEGLTANVERIEKLRDESLMLVTALNPHIGYDNATKIAKKAHREGTTLKASALSLELLTEAQFDEWVKPELMIGPKG; encoded by the coding sequence ATGACTAGCACCCGCACCGAATCTGATAGCTTTGGCCCATTGGAAGTTCCTTCCGATAAATATTGGGGCGCCCAAACACAGCGCAGCCTAATGAATTTCAAAATCGGTACGGAAACCATGCCAAAACCGTTAGTACGAGCGCTGGGCATCCTTAAAGGCGCTGCTGCCACCGTAAATATGGATATTGCGGGCTTGGATAAGGCGATTGGCAATAACGTCGTTGCGGCAGCGAAAGAAGTCGCCGACGGCAAATGGGATGATAACTTTCCGCTCGTCGTTTGGCAAACAGGCTCTGGCACACAGACAAACATGAACAGCAATGAAGTGATCGCTAACCGCGCAATTGAAATGATGGGCGGTGAGATTGGCAGCAAAAACCCCGTCCACCCGAATGACCATGTGAATATGGGACAAAGCTCGAACGATACGTTCCCTACCGCGATGCATATTGCCGCCGTGGAGCAAATCCATCATGAACTAAAACCCGCGCTTACCAGCATCCGCGATATGCTAAGTGCGAAGGTGACGCAATTTGACGGTATCATCAAAATTGGCCGTACACATTTGCAAGATGCTACGCCGATTACGCTCTCACAAGAATTCTCAGGCTATGTCATGCAGATGGATTATGCGCTAGAACGCGTGGAAGCCGCCCTACCCCGCATGTTAAACCTTGCCCAAGGCGGCACTGCCGTCGGCACCGGCATTAACAGCACCAAAGGCTTCGGCGAGGCATTTGCGGCGGAAGTAGCGAAAGTCACGGGCATTGCGTTCAAAACCGCACCAAACAAGTTTGAAGCATTGGCGGCACATGATGCGTTCGTAGAATTTTCAGGCATGTTAAATACGATCGCTTGTAGCTTGATGAAGATCGCACATGATATCCGCATGCTCGGCTCTGGCCCGCGTTGCGGCTTAGGTGAGCTACAATTACCGGAGAACGAACCGGGCAGCTCGATCATGCCGGGAAAAGTGAACCCTACACAATGCGAAGCGCTCACCATGGTTGCCGCGCAAGTGATGGGAAACCACACGACTATCACTGTTTCAGGTTCGAACGGACATTTTGAACTGAATGTATTTAAACCCGTTATGGCCTATAACTTACTGCAATCGATTCGCTTGATTGCCGATGGCTGCAACAGCTTCACCGCAAATTGCCTAGAAGGCTTGACCGCTAATGTTGAACGCATCGAGAAGCTGCGTGACGAATCATTAATGCTAGTAACGGCGCTTAACCCCCATATCGGCTACGATAACGCCACCAAAATCGCCAAGAAAGCGCATAGGGAAGGCACGACTTTGAAAGCCTCCGCCCTTAGCCTAGAGCTACTGACAGAAGCACAATTTGATGAATGGGTAAAACCAGAACTGATGATCGGCCCTAAAGGTTAA
- a CDS encoding accessory factor UbiK family protein gives MQKNNQFFDDIAKMATGAASSMLEMRHEVERMVQQQFEKLSTKMNFVTREEFEIVRKMAQKAREENEALRKELSTLKPKKTAAKKPTTAKKAAPKKKS, from the coding sequence ATGCAAAAAAATAACCAGTTTTTTGATGATATTGCCAAAATGGCAACCGGTGCTGCGAGCAGCATGCTTGAAATGCGTCACGAAGTGGAACGTATGGTACAGCAGCAATTCGAGAAACTCTCCACCAAGATGAACTTTGTCACGCGCGAAGAGTTTGAGATCGTGCGCAAAATGGCACAAAAAGCCCGCGAAGAAAATGAAGCTTTACGTAAAGAACTGAGCACGCTGAAGCCAAAGAAAACAGCAGCTAAAAAGCCGACAACTGCGAAAAAGGCTGCACCGAAGAAGAAATCCTAA
- the greA gene encoding transcription elongation factor GreA, with translation MEKVPVTKEGFVAMEVEVKELKNVVRPEIIKAIADAREHGDLKENAEYHAARERQSFTEGRIGELEYKIGHAEVIDVKSLSGDTVKFGATLKLIDEDTEEELVYQIVGDDEADLKKRKISYAAPIARGLMGKAVGSSVEVHTPKGLKYYEILSVEFK, from the coding sequence ATGGAAAAAGTTCCCGTCACAAAGGAAGGCTTTGTCGCTATGGAAGTGGAAGTCAAAGAATTAAAGAATGTCGTTCGCCCCGAGATTATCAAGGCGATTGCTGATGCTCGTGAGCATGGTGACCTGAAAGAGAATGCGGAATATCATGCTGCACGTGAGCGTCAGAGTTTTACCGAAGGTCGCATTGGCGAGCTTGAATATAAAATCGGCCATGCTGAAGTGATAGATGTGAAATCTCTCTCCGGCGATACAGTTAAATTTGGCGCGACTCTCAAGCTTATTGATGAAGATACTGAAGAAGAGTTGGTATATCAGATCGTCGGCGATGACGAGGCAGATCTTAAGAAACGTAAAATCTCTTATGCCGCACCCATTGCGCGCGGTTTGATGGGTAAAGCTGTTGGGAGTTCTGTCGAGGTGCATACGCCTAAGGGGCTGAAATATTACGAAATTTTGAGCGTTGAGTTTAAATAA
- a CDS encoding (deoxy)nucleoside triphosphate pyrophosphohydrolase: MKMITVAAAALLDDQRRVLVGQRPEGKHMEGLWEFPGGKIEQGETPEAALVRELKEELQIKVTQQDLKPISFVSHAYEGFHLLMMLYGCTRWYGKVHANEHSDLKWTYADALSRLPMPPADAPLIEPLGRFMREK, encoded by the coding sequence ATGAAAATGATAACGGTTGCAGCCGCCGCTTTGCTGGATGATCAGCGCCGCGTTCTGGTAGGTCAGCGCCCCGAAGGCAAGCACATGGAAGGCTTGTGGGAGTTTCCCGGTGGTAAGATTGAGCAGGGTGAAACACCGGAAGCCGCGTTAGTGCGTGAGCTAAAAGAAGAACTGCAAATTAAAGTCACACAGCAAGACCTTAAGCCGATCAGCTTTGTGTCGCACGCGTATGAGGGCTTCCACCTGCTCATGATGCTTTACGGCTGCACTCGTTGGTACGGTAAAGTCCACGCAAATGAACATAGTGACCTTAAATGGACATATGCAGACGCATTATCGCGTTTACCGATGCCTCCAGCTGATGCGCCATTGATTGAGCCGCTCGGGCGCTTTATGCGTGAGAAGTAG
- the rnd gene encoding ribonuclease D, producing MTVTLITETKELDKLCKKLAKEPFITLDTEFLREKTYHPQLCLVQIGGKKDRAAIDPLAEGIDMQSLLDLLANPKVLKVLHAARQDLEIFFRMMGQSPAPLFDTQIAAQVLGMGDNLGYQNLVAKTLDIQIDKGQQFTDWSRRPLSDSQLEYAIGDVVHLYDAYLIMMKDLLKRGRDMWLVEEMESLTKPEMHYVEPDQAWKRIRSRLKRPQQMGWLRQLAAWREDTAQERNVPRVRILRDDALVELATNLPKSEDRMRSTRAFPQHLKSDLRHELWKLCEALPELPESEWIEPIKKKRISATTEGRLEMLRLLMKQNTREHDVSASFICNRDGLEDFASGDYAEDHPLLHGWRFEVFGKDAVDLMQGKRAAILDPKTGDIRFKEI from the coding sequence ATGACTGTTACCTTAATCACTGAAACGAAGGAGCTGGATAAGCTCTGTAAAAAACTTGCCAAAGAGCCTTTCATTACGCTGGATACCGAATTCCTGCGTGAGAAAACCTACCATCCGCAGCTATGCCTCGTGCAAATTGGGGGTAAAAAAGACCGCGCCGCGATTGATCCGCTGGCCGAAGGGATCGACATGCAGTCGCTTCTTGATTTACTCGCGAATCCGAAAGTGCTGAAAGTTCTGCATGCGGCGCGTCAGGATTTGGAAATCTTCTTCCGTATGATGGGGCAATCGCCTGCTCCGTTATTTGATACGCAGATCGCCGCGCAAGTGCTCGGTATGGGTGATAATCTCGGCTATCAAAATCTAGTGGCCAAAACGCTCGATATCCAAATTGATAAAGGCCAGCAATTTACCGATTGGTCGCGCCGTCCGCTCTCCGATTCACAGCTTGAATATGCCATCGGCGATGTTGTGCATCTTTACGATGCCTATCTCATTATGATGAAAGACCTCCTAAAACGTGGCCGCGATATGTGGCTGGTGGAAGAAATGGAATCGCTCACTAAGCCGGAGATGCATTATGTGGAGCCTGATCAAGCGTGGAAGCGCATCCGCTCGCGCCTCAAAAGGCCGCAGCAAATGGGATGGTTGCGCCAATTAGCGGCGTGGCGTGAAGATACGGCGCAAGAGCGAAATGTGCCGCGTGTGCGTATTCTGCGTGATGATGCGTTAGTCGAACTGGCGACGAATTTACCTAAAAGCGAAGATAGGATGCGCTCGACCCGTGCTTTCCCGCAGCATTTAAAGTCTGATTTGCGGCACGAGCTTTGGAAGCTTTGCGAGGCTCTACCTGAGTTGCCCGAGTCCGAGTGGATTGAACCGATCAAGAAAAAACGTATTAGTGCCACAACCGAGGGGCGTTTAGAGATGCTTCGTCTGCTGATGAAGCAAAATACCCGCGAGCATGATGTGTCTGCGAGCTTCATTTGCAATCGCGATGGATTGGAAGATTTCGCTTCTGGCGATTACGCCGAAGACCATCCGCTCTTGCATGGCTGGCGCTTTGAAGTATTCGGTAAAGACGCGGTCGATCTAATGCAAGGTAAGCGCGCGGCCATTCTCGACCCCAAAACCGGCGATATCCGTTTTAAAGAGATTTAG